A single region of the Marmota flaviventris isolate mMarFla1 chromosome 10, mMarFla1.hap1, whole genome shotgun sequence genome encodes:
- the LOC114104540 gene encoding olfactory receptor 10K1, translating into MEWVNETWVREFVFLGFSALASLQRLLFMVFLLLYLFTLGTNAIIMSTIVLDRALHTPMYFFLSVLSCSETSYTFVIVPKMLVDLLAQKKTISFLGCAIQMFTFLFLGCSHSFLLAAMGYDRYVAICNPLRYTVLMGHGVCLGLVAAACACGFTVSLVTTSLVFHLPFHSSNQLHHFFCDISPVLKLASHHSHLSQLVIFMLGVLVLVIPLLLILVSYVRIISAILKIPSSVGRYKAFSTCASHLIVVTVHYGCASFIYLRPKSNYSSSQDTLISVSYTILTPLFNPMIYSLRNKEFKSALQRTMSKTWFSLS; encoded by the coding sequence ATGGAGTGGGTCAACGAGACCTGGGTGAGAGAATTTGTCTTCCTGGGCTTCTCAGCTCTGGCCAGCCTCCAGAGACTGCTGTTCATGGTCTTCCTGCTCCTCTACCTCTTCACACTGGGCACCAATGCCATCATCATGTCCACCATTGTGCTGGACAGAGCCCTTCatacccccatgtacttcttcctctcagTTCTCTCCTGCTCTGAGACCAGCTACACATTTGTCATTGTGCCCAAGATGCTGGTGGACCTGCTGGCTCAGAAGAAGACCATCTCCTTCCTGGGCTGTGCCATCCAGATGTTCACCTTCCTCTTCCTGGGCTGCTCTCACTCCTTCCTGCTGGCAGCCATGGGCTATGATCGCTACGTGGCCATCTGCAACCCGCTGCGCTACACAGTGCTCATGGGCCATGGGGTGTGCTTGGGATTAGTGGCTGCTGCCTGTGCCTGTGGCTTCACTGTCTCTTTGGTCACTACCTCCCTGGTATTTCACCTGCCCTTCCACTCTTCCAACCAACTGCATCACTTCTTCTGTGACATCTCCCCTGTCCTCAAACTGGCATCTCACCACTCCCACCTCAGTCAGTTGGTCATCTTCATGCTGGGTGTATTGGTCTTAGTTATCCCACTGCTACTCATCCTGGTGTCCTATGTCCGCATCATCTCTGCCATTCTAAAGATCCCATCCTCTGTTGGGAGatacaaagccttctccacctgtgcctcCCATCTCATTGTGGTAACTGTCCACTATGGCTGTGCCTCCTTCATCTACTTAAGACCCAAGTCCAATTACTCTTCCAGCCAAGACACCCTAATATCTGTGTCTTATACCATCCTCACCCCATTGTTCAATCCAATGATATATAGTCTGAGAAATAAGGAATTCAAATCAGCCCTTCAAAGAACAATGAGCAAGACTTGGTTTTCTCTTAGCTAA